From the genome of Chania multitudinisentens RB-25, one region includes:
- a CDS encoding lytic polysaccharide monooxygenase: MKKTSYTLLSLSLLSISMWGVSMQSSAHGYVESPASRAYQCRQELNTQCGSIQYEPQSVEGPKGFPQSGPPDGHIASGNKAPFFELDQQSPSRWNTLNLQTGDNSFTWHLTQPHRTTSWRYFITQQGWNTAQPLTRASFDLVPFCQFDEAGAIPETKVVHHCNIPTDRSGPHVILAVWDIADTGNAFYQAIDVNLSH, translated from the coding sequence GGGAGTTTCCATGCAGTCCAGCGCCCATGGTTATGTTGAATCTCCAGCCAGCCGGGCCTATCAGTGCAGGCAAGAACTCAATACCCAATGTGGCAGCATACAATATGAACCGCAAAGCGTTGAAGGCCCGAAAGGGTTTCCACAAAGCGGCCCACCGGATGGTCATATCGCCAGCGGCAATAAAGCTCCTTTTTTTGAACTGGACCAGCAGTCGCCATCACGCTGGAATACACTAAACCTGCAAACGGGGGATAATTCTTTTACCTGGCATCTGACTCAGCCTCACCGTACCACCAGTTGGCGTTATTTCATCACCCAACAAGGTTGGAATACCGCACAACCACTGACTCGCGCCTCCTTCGATCTGGTCCCGTTTTGCCAATTTGATGAGGCTGGAGCCATTCCAGAAACTAAGGTGGTCCATCACTGCAATATCCCAACCGACCGCAGCGGTCCACACGTGATCCTTGCCGTCTGGGATATCGCAGATACTGGTAACGCTTTCTATCAGGCTATTGATGTCAATCTGAGTCATTAA
- a CDS encoding sugar-binding transcriptional regulator, which translates to MEKKTVSQDNELLTEIAVAYYQDEITQEEIAKKFGISRIKVGRLLKRAKEEGIVEITVRYHPVFSTRLEQQMLERFPISRALIALDHQNEEEQRRQVAALVSGYLAMSLKEDMVLAVGQGRNVAAIADHIGSVAQRNCKFICGIGGTHRPGDAINADHISRRLAKKFGGSSETLYAPAYVENHALKAAFMQNGTIKETLDRARKADIALVGIGDMNENSYMVKLGWFTPHEIIDASLNQGVIGDIAGYDFFNAQGQHVDTVMNDRVIGLSIDELRKIPCVIAIASENTKALAILGALRTGAIDIIATSALNIRTILNMSQ; encoded by the coding sequence ATGGAAAAAAAAACAGTATCCCAGGATAACGAACTGCTGACTGAAATTGCCGTTGCTTATTATCAGGACGAAATAACACAGGAGGAGATCGCAAAAAAGTTCGGTATTTCACGGATTAAGGTCGGGCGTTTGCTCAAACGTGCGAAAGAAGAAGGTATTGTCGAGATCACGGTTCGTTACCATCCGGTATTCAGTACCCGGCTGGAGCAACAGATGTTGGAGCGCTTTCCCATCAGCCGCGCGTTGATTGCGCTCGATCACCAGAATGAAGAAGAACAGCGGCGCCAGGTGGCCGCATTGGTTTCTGGCTATCTGGCGATGTCGCTGAAAGAGGACATGGTGCTTGCCGTTGGCCAGGGGCGCAATGTGGCGGCGATCGCCGATCATATAGGCAGCGTGGCGCAAAGGAACTGTAAGTTTATCTGTGGCATTGGTGGAACGCATCGCCCTGGTGATGCGATTAATGCCGATCATATCAGCAGGCGTTTGGCGAAAAAATTCGGCGGCAGCAGCGAAACACTGTATGCCCCGGCCTATGTTGAAAACCATGCGCTGAAAGCTGCCTTCATGCAAAACGGCACGATCAAAGAGACCTTGGATCGTGCGCGCAAAGCTGATATTGCCCTGGTGGGGATCGGTGATATGAATGAGAACAGCTACATGGTCAAGCTGGGCTGGTTTACTCCCCATGAAATTATTGACGCCAGCCTCAATCAGGGCGTGATTGGCGATATCGCGGGTTATGATTTTTTTAATGCGCAAGGGCAGCATGTGGATACGGTGATGAACGATCGCGTCATCGGCCTGAGCATTGATGAGCTGCGGAAAATACCTTGTGTGATTGCTATTGCCTCGGAGAACACCAAAGCGCTGGCCATTCTGGGGGCATTACGGACAGGGGCGATTGATATTATCGCCACCAGTGCCCTTAATATCCGCACTATTCTTAATATGTCGCAATAG